From a single Planctellipticum variicoloris genomic region:
- a CDS encoding cyanophycinase, whose amino-acid sequence MSGHTVCVLVCGCCLLLPAAVASAEEPAAPRGSLMLIGGSERDSNELLWSELTRLAGGKGGKVAVFPTASSFPERTGRLFAAHLRTLGLEPFVVPASPFLPDVDDRQVVRDPEWIERVRGADAVFLAGGEQARYRRVLVGEDGVETPLLQAIRHVYQRGGLVAGTSAGTAIMSRIMFIDAEQILPVLQHGARMGREVDRGLGFLPTDWFVDQHFLTRGRFGRSLVAMQTYGFPYGLGIDEDTALVIEQGQRARVVGYRGVVVMDASTAVIDSDEPRFNTRNILLHYLSHGDTLDLRGRQVGVATQKRDEHRIDPRAPGFKPYYQHKQFYSDIFGNTQLLDLMYKLVDSPHEEAIGLAFDGAAAREGSTPGFEFRFQRGPGTVSWESPEAIGDPYTVLNVRLDIRPIAIQGPLYR is encoded by the coding sequence GTCGCGTCCGCAGAGGAGCCCGCAGCGCCGCGCGGTTCGTTGATGTTGATCGGCGGTTCCGAGCGGGACTCGAACGAGCTGCTGTGGTCGGAGCTGACTCGACTGGCGGGGGGCAAAGGGGGGAAGGTGGCGGTCTTTCCGACGGCCAGTTCCTTTCCCGAGCGGACTGGCCGGCTGTTCGCCGCTCACCTGCGGACGCTGGGTCTCGAACCGTTCGTCGTCCCAGCCTCTCCGTTCCTGCCGGACGTGGATGACCGTCAGGTGGTCCGCGACCCGGAGTGGATCGAGCGGGTCAGAGGGGCGGATGCGGTGTTCCTCGCCGGCGGCGAACAGGCCCGCTATCGCCGGGTACTGGTGGGGGAGGATGGCGTTGAAACGCCGCTGCTGCAGGCGATCCGGCACGTCTATCAGCGGGGGGGGCTCGTTGCCGGGACGAGCGCCGGGACGGCGATTATGAGCCGGATCATGTTCATTGATGCGGAGCAGATACTGCCCGTACTGCAGCACGGCGCCCGGATGGGGCGGGAGGTCGATCGCGGGCTGGGTTTTCTGCCGACGGACTGGTTTGTCGACCAGCATTTTCTGACGCGCGGCCGGTTCGGCCGGTCGCTGGTGGCGATGCAGACGTATGGCTTTCCGTATGGACTGGGCATCGACGAGGACACGGCGCTGGTGATCGAACAGGGCCAGCGGGCGCGCGTCGTCGGCTATCGTGGCGTCGTCGTCATGGACGCTTCCACCGCCGTGATTGATTCTGACGAGCCGCGATTCAACACCAGGAACATTCTGCTGCACTATCTCAGTCACGGCGACACCCTTGATCTCCGCGGGCGGCAGGTCGGCGTGGCGACTCAAAAGCGAGACGAACACCGGATCGATCCGCGGGCGCCGGGCTTCAAGCCGTACTACCAGCACAAGCAGTTCTACAGCGATATCTTCGGCAACACGCAGTTGCTGGACCTGATGTACAAGCTTGTCGACAGCCCCCACGAGGAGGCAATCGGTCTGGCGTTCGACGGCGCTGCCGCCCGCGAGGGATCGACGCCCGGCTTCGAATTCCGGTTTCAACGCGGCCCGGGGACGGTGAGCTGGGAATCGCCGGAGGCAATCGGGGATCCTTATACCGTTCTCAACGTCCGGCTCGACATCCGCCCGATCGCGATCCAGGGACCGCTCTATCGGTGA